A region of Pseudopipra pipra isolate bDixPip1 chromosome 10, bDixPip1.hap1, whole genome shotgun sequence DNA encodes the following proteins:
- the FARSB gene encoding phenylalanine--tRNA ligase beta subunit isoform X2: MPTVSVKRELLFQALGRTYTDEEFDELCFEFGLELDEITSEKDIISKEKGKEKAKGASDVVLYKIDVPANRYDLLCLEGLVRGLQVFKERINVPRYEKIIPAEGEGQKLIVTEQTVQIRPHAVAAVLRNITFTKERYESFIDLQEKLHQNICRKRALVAIGTHDLDTVSGPFTFTAKPPSEIKFKPLNQSQEYTASQIMDLYRHDSHLRHYLPLIENKPRYPVIYDSNGVVLSMPPIINGDHTKITLNTRNVFIECTGTDITKAKIVLDIIVTMFSEYCEKPFTVEAAEVVYPNGKTHIYPELAYRKEKVKPEVINKKIGISETPSSLAKLLTRMCLKSHVIGNGNHLEVEIPPTRADIIHACDIIEDAAIAYGYNNIQMVIPKTYTIANQLPLNKLSELLRLDLAAAGFTEALTFALCSQEDIADKLGMDMSATNAVRIANPKTAEFQVARTTLLPGLLKTIAANRKMPLPLKLFEISDIVVKDPNTDVGARNYRHLCAIYYNKSPGFEIIHGLLDRIMQVLEVPPNEENGYTIKATEGSAFFPGRCAEVFAKGQSIGKLGVLHPDVITKFELTMPCSALEINIEPFV; encoded by the exons ATGCCGACCGTGAGCGTGAAGcgggagctgctgttccaggcGCTGGGCAGGACCTACA CGGATGAAGAATTTGATGAGCTTTGCTTTGAGTTTGGTTTGGAGCTCGATGAAATT aCATCTGAGAAAGACATTATAagtaaagaaaaaggcaaagaaaaggcaaagggTGCATCTGATGTTGTTCTCTACAAAATTGATGTTCCTGCCAACCGTTATGATCTTCTTTGCCTGGAAGGGCTGGTCCGAGGACTGCAGGTCTTTAAAGAAAG gaTAAATGTCCCTAGATATGAAAAGATAATACCAGCTGAGGGTGAAGGTCAGAAGCTGATTGTCACTGAACAG ACTGTCCAAATCCGTCCTCACGCTGTAGCTGCCGTCCTCCGTAATATAACTTTTACCAAGGAACGTTATGAGAGTTTCATTGACCTCCAGGAAAAGCTACACCAAAATATTTGCAG gAAAAGAGCATTAGTAGCAATAGGTACCCATGACTTGGACACCGTCTCTGGTCCATTTACTTTTACAGCCAAACCaccttcagaaattaaattcaaGCCCTTGAATCAGTCTCAGGAGTACACAGCCTCACAAATTATGGATCTGTATAGG CATGACAGCCACCTTCGGCACTATTTGCCCCTAATTGAGAACAAGCCACGTTATCCTGTCATTTATGACAGCAACGGTGTCGTTCTGTCCATGCCACCCATCATCAATG GAGATCATACAAAAATAACCCTGAACACCAGAAATGTGTTTATTGAATGTACAGGCACAGATATTACAAAG GCAAAAATTGTTCTTGATATTATAGTCACGATGTTTAGTGAATATTGTGAGAAGCCATTCAC TGTTGAAGCAGCAGAAGTAGTTTATCCCAATGGGAAGACCCACATCTATCCG GAACTGGCTTATCGAAAAGAGAAGGTGAAACCCGAAGTCATTAACAAGAAAATAGGAATCAG tgaaaCTCCATCAAGCCTTGCAAAGCTGCTGACCAGGATGTGTTTGAAGTCGCACGTCATAGGGAATGGGAACCATCTAGAGGTTGAAATCCCTCCTACCAGGGCAGACATTATCCATGCATGTGATATCATAGAAGATGCAGCAATAGCTTATGGTTATAACAACATTCAGATGGTTATTCCGAAAACGTACACCATAGCTAATCAA ctCCCTCTGAATAAGCTCTCAGAACTTCTGAGACTGGACCTGGCAGCTGCTGGATTCACTGAAGCACTCACTTTTGCCCTG TGTTCTCAAGAAGATATAGCAGATAAACTTGGCATGGATATGTCTGCAACAAACGCCGTGCGCATAGcaaaccccaaaactgcagAATTTCAG GTGGCACGTACAACCCTCCTTCCTGGGCTGCTGAAAACTATTGCTGCCAACAGAAAGATGCCCTTGCCTCTGAAACTCTTTGAGATTTCTGACATCGTAGTAAAAGATCCTAATACAG ATGTCGGTGCAAGAAACTACAGACATTTATGTGCCATTTACTACAACAAAAGCCCGGGCTTTGAGATTATCCATGGTTTGCTGGACAGGATCATGCAGGTTCTGGAAGTACCACCAAATGAAGAGAATGGCTACACAATCAAGGCAACTGAAG gctctgctttctttcctggtcGCTGTGCTGAGGTCTTTGCCAAAGGTCAAAGCATTGGGAAACTTGGAGTTCTACACCCTGATGTTATCACCAAGTTTGAGCTCACCATGCCGTGCTCTGCCCTGGAGATCAATATTGAGCCCTTCGTGTGA
- the FARSB gene encoding phenylalanine--tRNA ligase beta subunit isoform X1 encodes MPTVSVKRELLFQALGRTYTDEEFDELCFEFGLELDEITSEKDIISKEKGKEKAKGASDVVLYKIDVPANRYDLLCLEGLVRGLQVFKERINVPRYEKIIPAEGEGQKLIVTEQTVQIRPHAVAAVLRNITFTKERYESFIDLQEKLHQNICRKRALVAIGTHDLDTVSGPFTFTAKPPSEIKFKPLNQSQEYTASQIMDLYRHDSHLRHYLPLIENKPRYPVIYDSNGVVLSMPPIINGDHTKITLNTRNVFIECTGTDITKAKIVLDIIVTMFSEYCEKPFTVEAAEVVYPNGKTHIYPELAYRKEKVKPEVINKKIGISETPSSLAKLLTRMCLKSHVIGNGNHLEVEIPPTRADIIHACDIIEDAAIAYGYNNIQMVIPKTYTIANQLPLNKLSELLRLDLAAAGFTEALTFALCSQEDIADKLGMDMSATNAVRIANPKTAEFQVARTTLLPGLLKTIAANRKMPLPLKLFEISDIVVKDPNTDVGARNYRHLCAIYYNKSPGFEIIHGLLDRIMQVLEVPPNEENGYTIKATEG; translated from the exons ATGCCGACCGTGAGCGTGAAGcgggagctgctgttccaggcGCTGGGCAGGACCTACA CGGATGAAGAATTTGATGAGCTTTGCTTTGAGTTTGGTTTGGAGCTCGATGAAATT aCATCTGAGAAAGACATTATAagtaaagaaaaaggcaaagaaaaggcaaagggTGCATCTGATGTTGTTCTCTACAAAATTGATGTTCCTGCCAACCGTTATGATCTTCTTTGCCTGGAAGGGCTGGTCCGAGGACTGCAGGTCTTTAAAGAAAG gaTAAATGTCCCTAGATATGAAAAGATAATACCAGCTGAGGGTGAAGGTCAGAAGCTGATTGTCACTGAACAG ACTGTCCAAATCCGTCCTCACGCTGTAGCTGCCGTCCTCCGTAATATAACTTTTACCAAGGAACGTTATGAGAGTTTCATTGACCTCCAGGAAAAGCTACACCAAAATATTTGCAG gAAAAGAGCATTAGTAGCAATAGGTACCCATGACTTGGACACCGTCTCTGGTCCATTTACTTTTACAGCCAAACCaccttcagaaattaaattcaaGCCCTTGAATCAGTCTCAGGAGTACACAGCCTCACAAATTATGGATCTGTATAGG CATGACAGCCACCTTCGGCACTATTTGCCCCTAATTGAGAACAAGCCACGTTATCCTGTCATTTATGACAGCAACGGTGTCGTTCTGTCCATGCCACCCATCATCAATG GAGATCATACAAAAATAACCCTGAACACCAGAAATGTGTTTATTGAATGTACAGGCACAGATATTACAAAG GCAAAAATTGTTCTTGATATTATAGTCACGATGTTTAGTGAATATTGTGAGAAGCCATTCAC TGTTGAAGCAGCAGAAGTAGTTTATCCCAATGGGAAGACCCACATCTATCCG GAACTGGCTTATCGAAAAGAGAAGGTGAAACCCGAAGTCATTAACAAGAAAATAGGAATCAG tgaaaCTCCATCAAGCCTTGCAAAGCTGCTGACCAGGATGTGTTTGAAGTCGCACGTCATAGGGAATGGGAACCATCTAGAGGTTGAAATCCCTCCTACCAGGGCAGACATTATCCATGCATGTGATATCATAGAAGATGCAGCAATAGCTTATGGTTATAACAACATTCAGATGGTTATTCCGAAAACGTACACCATAGCTAATCAA ctCCCTCTGAATAAGCTCTCAGAACTTCTGAGACTGGACCTGGCAGCTGCTGGATTCACTGAAGCACTCACTTTTGCCCTG TGTTCTCAAGAAGATATAGCAGATAAACTTGGCATGGATATGTCTGCAACAAACGCCGTGCGCATAGcaaaccccaaaactgcagAATTTCAG GTGGCACGTACAACCCTCCTTCCTGGGCTGCTGAAAACTATTGCTGCCAACAGAAAGATGCCCTTGCCTCTGAAACTCTTTGAGATTTCTGACATCGTAGTAAAAGATCCTAATACAG ATGTCGGTGCAAGAAACTACAGACATTTATGTGCCATTTACTACAACAAAAGCCCGGGCTTTGAGATTATCCATGGTTTGCTGGACAGGATCATGCAGGTTCTGGAAGTACCACCAAATGAAGAGAATGGCTACACAATCAAGGCAACTGAAG GGTGA